The proteins below are encoded in one region of Apteryx mantelli isolate bAptMan1 chromosome 25, bAptMan1.hap1, whole genome shotgun sequence:
- the KLHL12 gene encoding kelch-like protein 12 isoform X1 has protein sequence MWPCWLCPQVPGAMAPPKDIMTNSHAKSILNAMNALRKSNTLCDVTLRVEHKDFPAHRIVLAACSDYFCAMFTSELSEKDKPYVDIQGLTASTMEILLDFVYTETVHVTVENVQELLPAACLLQLKGVKQACCEFLESQLDPSNCLGIRDFAETHNCVDLMQAAEVFSQKHFPEVVQHEEFILLNQEEVEKLIKCDEIQVDSEEPVFEAVINWVKHSKKEREASLPELLQYVRMPLLTPRYITDVIDTEPFIRCSLQCRDLVDEAKKFHLRPELRSQMQGPRTRARLGANEVLLVIGGFGSQQSPIDVVEKYDPKTQEWSFLPSITRKRRYVATVSLHDRIYVIGGYDGRSRLSSVECLDYTSDEDGIWYSVAPMNVRRGLAGATTLGDMIYVSGGFDGSRRHTSMERYDPNIDQWSMLGDMQTAREGAGLVVANGVIYCLGGYDGLNILNSVERYDPHTGHWTNVTPMATKRSGAGVALLNDHIYVVGGFDGTAHLSSVEAYNIRTDSWTTVTSMTTPRCYVGATVLRGRLYAIAGYDGNSLLSSIECYDPIIDNWEVVTSLGMQRCDAGVCVLREK, from the exons ATGTGGCCGTGCTGGCTGTGCCCGCAGGTGCCGGGCGCCATGGCCCCCCCCAAGGACATCATGACCAACTCGCACGCCAAGTCCATCCTCAACGCCATGAACGCCCTGCGGAAGAGCAACACGCTCTGCGACGTCACCCTGCGCGTGGAGCACAAGGACTTCCCGGCCCACCGCATCGTCCTGGCCGCCTGCAGCGACTACTTCTGCGCCATGTTCACCAGCGAG CTCTCAGAGAAAGATAAACCCTATGTAGATATCCAGGGACTGACAGCCTCCACCATGGAAATCCTGCTGGACTTTGTGTATACAGAAACTGTTCATGTAACAGTAGAAAACGTCCAagaattgcttccagcagcatgtCTGCTTCAGCTGAAAG GTGTGAAACAAGCTTGCTGTGAGTTTCTGGAAAGCCAGCTGGATCCATCAAATTGTTTGGGCATTCGAGATTTTGCTGAGACACACAACTGCGTTGATCTAATGCAAGCTGCAGAGGTCTTCAGCCAGAAACATTTTCCAGAGGTTGTTCAGCATGAAGAGTTTATTCTGTTAAATCAAGAAGAGGTTGAAAAGCTCATCAAGTGTGATGAAATTCAG GTGGATTCTGAAGAGCCTGTTTTTGAGGCAGTTATAAATTGGGTGAAGCACTCAAAAAAAGAACGGGAAGCATCGCTGCCAGAACTGCTGCAGTATGTGCGCATGCCACTTCTCACCCCCCGCTACATCACAGATGTCATTGACACCGAG CCTTTTATTCGATGCAGTCTGCAGTGCAGAGACCTCGTAGACGAAGCTAAGAAATTTCATCTTCGGCCTGAGCTCCGGAGTCAGATGCAGGGACCAAGGACAAGAGCACGTCTAG GAGCTAATGAAGTACTGCTTGTGATCGGCGGCTTTGGCAGCCAGCAGTCACCTATTGATGTTGTGGAGAAATATGACCCAAAGACTCAGGAGTGGAGTTTCCTGCCA AGCATCACCCGTAAGAGGCGCTATGTTGCCACAGTGTCCTTGCATGATCGGATCTATGTGATTGGGGGGTATGATGGCCGCTCTCGCCTCAGCTCTGTGGAGTGCTTGGATTATACATCAGATGAGGATGGTATCTGGTACTCTGTGGCTCCAATGAATGTACGGCGAGGCCTGGCTGGAGCCACTACCCTTGGCG ATATGATCTATGTTTCTGGTGGGTTTGATGGAAGCCGACGACACACCAGTATGGAACGATACGACCCAAACATTGATCAGTGGAGTATGCTGGGAGACATGCAGACAGCACGGGAAGGAGCAGGGCTTGTTGTAGCTAATGGAGTTATCTACTGCCTCG GTGGCTACGATGGGCTGAACATACTGAATTCTGTAGAGAGGTATGATCCCCACACTGGACACTGGACAAATGTCACTCCAATGGCCACTAAGCGCTCAG GGGCTGGAGTGGCTCTGCTGAATGACCATATTTATGTAGTTGGTGGGTTTGACGGGACTGCACATCTCTCCTCCGTGGAAGCCTATAATATTCGCACTGATTCCTGGACAACTGTAACAAGCATGACAACCCCCCGCTGCTACGTGGGGGCCACCGTGCTGCGGGGAAGACTGTACGCAATTGCTGG ATATGACGGCaactcactgctgagcagcatTGAGTGCTACGATCCCATCATTGACAACTGGGAGGTAGTGACCTCCCTGGGGATGCAGCGCTGTGACGCTGGAGTCTGTGTCCTTCGGGAGAAGTGA
- the KLHL12 gene encoding kelch-like protein 12 isoform X2, producing MAPPKDIMTNSHAKSILNAMNALRKSNTLCDVTLRVEHKDFPAHRIVLAACSDYFCAMFTSELSEKDKPYVDIQGLTASTMEILLDFVYTETVHVTVENVQELLPAACLLQLKGVKQACCEFLESQLDPSNCLGIRDFAETHNCVDLMQAAEVFSQKHFPEVVQHEEFILLNQEEVEKLIKCDEIQVDSEEPVFEAVINWVKHSKKEREASLPELLQYVRMPLLTPRYITDVIDTEPFIRCSLQCRDLVDEAKKFHLRPELRSQMQGPRTRARLGANEVLLVIGGFGSQQSPIDVVEKYDPKTQEWSFLPSITRKRRYVATVSLHDRIYVIGGYDGRSRLSSVECLDYTSDEDGIWYSVAPMNVRRGLAGATTLGDMIYVSGGFDGSRRHTSMERYDPNIDQWSMLGDMQTAREGAGLVVANGVIYCLGGYDGLNILNSVERYDPHTGHWTNVTPMATKRSGAGVALLNDHIYVVGGFDGTAHLSSVEAYNIRTDSWTTVTSMTTPRCYVGATVLRGRLYAIAGYDGNSLLSSIECYDPIIDNWEVVTSLGMQRCDAGVCVLREK from the exons ATGGCCCCCCCCAAGGACATCATGACCAACTCGCACGCCAAGTCCATCCTCAACGCCATGAACGCCCTGCGGAAGAGCAACACGCTCTGCGACGTCACCCTGCGCGTGGAGCACAAGGACTTCCCGGCCCACCGCATCGTCCTGGCCGCCTGCAGCGACTACTTCTGCGCCATGTTCACCAGCGAG CTCTCAGAGAAAGATAAACCCTATGTAGATATCCAGGGACTGACAGCCTCCACCATGGAAATCCTGCTGGACTTTGTGTATACAGAAACTGTTCATGTAACAGTAGAAAACGTCCAagaattgcttccagcagcatgtCTGCTTCAGCTGAAAG GTGTGAAACAAGCTTGCTGTGAGTTTCTGGAAAGCCAGCTGGATCCATCAAATTGTTTGGGCATTCGAGATTTTGCTGAGACACACAACTGCGTTGATCTAATGCAAGCTGCAGAGGTCTTCAGCCAGAAACATTTTCCAGAGGTTGTTCAGCATGAAGAGTTTATTCTGTTAAATCAAGAAGAGGTTGAAAAGCTCATCAAGTGTGATGAAATTCAG GTGGATTCTGAAGAGCCTGTTTTTGAGGCAGTTATAAATTGGGTGAAGCACTCAAAAAAAGAACGGGAAGCATCGCTGCCAGAACTGCTGCAGTATGTGCGCATGCCACTTCTCACCCCCCGCTACATCACAGATGTCATTGACACCGAG CCTTTTATTCGATGCAGTCTGCAGTGCAGAGACCTCGTAGACGAAGCTAAGAAATTTCATCTTCGGCCTGAGCTCCGGAGTCAGATGCAGGGACCAAGGACAAGAGCACGTCTAG GAGCTAATGAAGTACTGCTTGTGATCGGCGGCTTTGGCAGCCAGCAGTCACCTATTGATGTTGTGGAGAAATATGACCCAAAGACTCAGGAGTGGAGTTTCCTGCCA AGCATCACCCGTAAGAGGCGCTATGTTGCCACAGTGTCCTTGCATGATCGGATCTATGTGATTGGGGGGTATGATGGCCGCTCTCGCCTCAGCTCTGTGGAGTGCTTGGATTATACATCAGATGAGGATGGTATCTGGTACTCTGTGGCTCCAATGAATGTACGGCGAGGCCTGGCTGGAGCCACTACCCTTGGCG ATATGATCTATGTTTCTGGTGGGTTTGATGGAAGCCGACGACACACCAGTATGGAACGATACGACCCAAACATTGATCAGTGGAGTATGCTGGGAGACATGCAGACAGCACGGGAAGGAGCAGGGCTTGTTGTAGCTAATGGAGTTATCTACTGCCTCG GTGGCTACGATGGGCTGAACATACTGAATTCTGTAGAGAGGTATGATCCCCACACTGGACACTGGACAAATGTCACTCCAATGGCCACTAAGCGCTCAG GGGCTGGAGTGGCTCTGCTGAATGACCATATTTATGTAGTTGGTGGGTTTGACGGGACTGCACATCTCTCCTCCGTGGAAGCCTATAATATTCGCACTGATTCCTGGACAACTGTAACAAGCATGACAACCCCCCGCTGCTACGTGGGGGCCACCGTGCTGCGGGGAAGACTGTACGCAATTGCTGG ATATGACGGCaactcactgctgagcagcatTGAGTGCTACGATCCCATCATTGACAACTGGGAGGTAGTGACCTCCCTGGGGATGCAGCGCTGTGACGCTGGAGTCTGTGTCCTTCGGGAGAAGTGA